CGAACATGAGAATGCTGAAGATGTTGAGGAGAGAGAGCTTGACTTTTGGATGCCACCAGATGGAGAGAGGTGGGACTTTGATGATGGAGGAGACCGGTGGGGATCAGATTCAGAAGAGGACGATGAAAAGAATGTGGAAGAAGATCCAATAGGTTTGTTTTCTACTTGTGTATCCCATTACTAACTGTGGATTCATGTTTCAAATCTTAAGTTGTGAGTTTCTTTTTGTAACTTGAGAAGTAGGTGAGATCGATGAAGATGGAAAGAGTAGCTTGGATGAGTGCATAATAGGTGAAGTTGATGAAGATGGCGAAATTAGTCTGGATGAAACTCCTGAAAGGTACCATGAATTTTCATTCGTTTTTTATGTGTAgtagataaaatgattttagacATTAATCCTCTCAAGTATGTTGTTAATGTTGAAGTTAGACAATATAGTATGTAAGTTTTGtttaaatcagaaaattagaCGGCTTTGGGAGTTTTAGGTCGATTGATGTATGCTTAATTGCTTATGGACAACGAATGTACTGCGTTGAAGCAAAGCCGATGTAATGATAACGTTTGTGTTCTTTAGCAGTAAAAAGAGGAAGCCTGAAGAACTCACTTccaagaagaacaagaagaaggtcAAAACAACAGCTTCATAAATCTGTCTCTcttattttattccttttttttttgaattttcactTAGTACTACGTATTTTATTCAGCTTATGAGTTCAGTTTGATAGTATTTACTTGTGAGAGAAAGTGATTCGTCTCTcttgaataataataattaatttggGGCCCTTTTAAGTCCAAATGAGTCGATGATTCGGCCACTACATTCACGAATCAAATTCTTTTCGcgaaacaattttaaatttggaCTAGAAAATCGAAAATAAGAAGCTTAAGCATTTTTCCTACaacaaaatcaaatcataactacgtatggatttttttttgtaatttacagTTCCTCATATCAAATAGATAGATGGCTTGCAAGATGAGTAAACCTTTTCACAACTCTGAAATGGCCGCCACGCTCCAAAGTTTCTTTCTTGCGATCAAAACTCTCTCGTCTTTGGCCGTCGACAGAGTATCACCTTTTGGAGTCGTCTCTGTGAACCACTTGTCCCATTTCAACAATGTCAGATACTTCTTGATGTAGCTAATATTCTCTGCTGTGTCACGAATTATGACGAATCCTTCTGGCCGTAGTATCCTGTCGATCTCGATAAGCAGATCCTCGATGCTGCATCCACGTGCTTCGGTTTCTGTGAATGTGTTCCATGCGTGGATAAGGTCGAATGTTCGTGGGTATGTGTCGAAGGCTTCACACCTGCAAAGATTATCATCAAGCCACGAAGAAGAACACATGATCGGATTATGTGCACGAAGAAGAACACATGATCGGATTATGTGCTCAATGTTTAGAGGTTAAAGCGCATTAACATACCAATCATGAGTGGCTCCGATAAGCCCACGGTCGTAGATTATCTTCATTCTTGGTTGGGATTGTACGGGTATGACGTTCATTACCCATACATCTTTATCGTCTAGAGCAGCTGCAAAACCACCGAGGTTTGAGCTCATGTCCATCACGTTTCTAATTGAGTTCTTTTGCACCATTGGTTTAAGCAGTTTCCAGTATTCCATCACTCTATGCCGCCATGTTTCCTGCAGCAACACATATAGTTTAGTGAGCAACAAAGAAGTGAAACTGGATTACTGAAACAAAGCTTTCAGTGTATGGAGAGAAAAATTACCGTATCTTCACGGAATTGCTCGGGAGTGACACCGACTTCCTCTAGACGTGGTGGAGGAGCTGTCAGTCTCCGTGGCCAGGGAACAAGCCCACTCCATCTTTCTTTATGCATCCCtggataaaaatataagaaacagTATGTACCGGATAACAAACAGTATCAACTTAATGAAACTTGATATACTATATAAGTTGGGGATAAGATAGGTATACTTACGCACTGAGTACGGTGTTATGCAAGCTTTCATGGAAACGTTCCAAGTTGCATCTGGGTCATCTCCAGAAGGGCAAAGCGGAGGTTGGACACCTGGACCCCTCTTCAAGTAACAGCTGTTTGATATCGGTTTTCCCCATATAACAGATTGGTCTCTTTTGGCCACAACCCTCCAACACATTCTCTTGAAGAGATCATGCATCGCATTCCCAATCTTCCTGTTTTCTGGGTCGTGTGCGTAAGCTTCAGGGGACGAGTATACAAAGTAACCGCCGGGTCTGAGCAACCTATCAAGTTCGAGCAACAAGATGCCGTCTCTCTGAAGCCAATCTATCCGACATCTAGAGCAGTGAGCAAGTTCAAATGATCTGCTTGGGTATGGAAGCCGCTTAGTCCCAAGAACACCAAGTGTTGATGGGATCCCTCTTTCTAGAGCAAACTGGATCTGGTTCTGGTGGACATCATTGGGAGCAAGAGACATGGCTATTATGTCATGTGAGAGAAGATAAGCTCCAAAGCTAGCTACCCCACAACCAACATCAAGAACATTTCGAATGCTTCCTCCATTGTTGAGTTTGTCGCCAGGGAATTTCAGCATCTAAAGCAAtaagcagttttttttttggtcatctGAAAGAACTAAAAACGGTAAAAAACAGGGCCAAAACCTATTGTTAACTGTAGAACTATTCTCTCTGGTATGTTCAATGAACTATAATATCCCACATAATTTTCAGTAAATAGAGAAAATTATGTTCAAAGCGTTAACATCATGCCCCTTGCAATAAAAGACAACTAAATACTATTTTTGGCCCATGCGGCAGAGTGCTATACGCTTCTGTAACAAAAACCAAGCAGAAAAGGCGCAGGGTTCTAGAGGATTGGCTATGTGCCCTTGAgtatcaattaaaaaaatgcAGAGAAGTACCAAATGATGATGATAATAGTTAGTACCTGAGCAAGGGAAACAATGTATTTGTCAGCTCCGTAGTGGAAATGCGTCCCTCCCCCGGGAAAATTGATCTTCTCACCATTCACAACCATCCAATTCTGATCAGATTTCTCTTGCGCAAGGTGTGTATGCGGAATGTTAGCCTTCCACACCTCGTCTCTACTAACAGGCCACTTCAACGGTATCTGAGAAACAACTCCACAAGatcaaaaaactaaaacacCAGAGCCATAACATATGCAATAACGCAAAGAGAAAGACACAGAGAGAGTCCAACGACCTTATAACCAGCTGGAGGCGGAACAAGGCAATTGAAACGGCGTTCTGGAGGAGGGCAGTGATGCTCATAGTGCTCCATTAACGTTAAATTGAGTCTCAGTTTCAGCTGGTGGTGAAGATCTCTATCCAAACACGGTATAAGATCCGAGTGTTTCGAATCACATATCTGCCAAAAAGATCTTGTTTAGCATAACATCACAAACAGGATCAATAAACGAGAGAGCAATGAGCACTAAAACTACACAAAATCAACAAGGATCACTCAACTCTCACTCATCCACTAGCAATTTCAACAGAGTAATTACTAGACGAACGAGTTCATCTCCACAAAATCTCACGCAAACACTAAGAATCTCAATCTGGAGCTACTCTACTCGAATTATCTCAAAAACAACACGAATCAGTACGTAAGAATACGAACCGGAATGCTTTTGGGAACTTCGAGACGGCTCACTCCGTCTCGATCCCTGACGAATCCGGCGCGAGCGGGGTTAGATCCGTCGAACTCGTCGGACTTTCTGGATCCGGGGGCGAAGGAAGAGCCATAGTAGAGGCAAGTCAAGGCGAGCAGAGCGATGAAGCCGACGAGGACGTAGGTGAAGAGTTTCGGAGTCGCGCGGACTCGCTCGCTCCTTGAGTGCTTCATAACTCACTCAGCGAGTTCCGGATCCGGATCTAGATCTGACCCGGAAATGAGCTGCGGATAGTGTGCGAGTGAGTGACAGTAGATTCCCGCGGAAGGTTAAAATGACCAGTGTCGGGGTATTTTATGCGCAAGGGAATATTTGTGTGGTAGTGGTTGTGATCCTCTGCGACAAGGACT
This genomic stretch from Raphanus sativus cultivar WK10039 chromosome 3, ASM80110v3, whole genome shotgun sequence harbors:
- the LOC108844899 gene encoding probable methyltransferase PMT9, with the translated sequence MKHSRSERVRATPKLFTYVLVGFIALLALTCLYYGSSFAPGSRKSDEFDGSNPARAGFVRDRDGVSRLEVPKSIPICDSKHSDLIPCLDRDLHHQLKLRLNLTLMEHYEHHCPPPERRFNCLVPPPAGYKIPLKWPVSRDEVWKANIPHTHLAQEKSDQNWMVVNGEKINFPGGGTHFHYGADKYIVSLAQMLKFPGDKLNNGGSIRNVLDVGCGVASFGAYLLSHDIIAMSLAPNDVHQNQIQFALERGIPSTLGVLGTKRLPYPSRSFELAHCSRCRIDWLQRDGILLLELDRLLRPGGYFVYSSPEAYAHDPENRKIGNAMHDLFKRMCWRVVAKRDQSVIWGKPISNSCYLKRGPGVQPPLCPSGDDPDATWNVSMKACITPYSVRMHKERWSGLVPWPRRLTAPPPRLEEVGVTPEQFREDTETWRHRVMEYWKLLKPMVQKNSIRNVMDMSSNLGGFAAALDDKDVWVMNVIPVQSQPRMKIIYDRGLIGATHDWCEAFDTYPRTFDLIHAWNTFTETEARGCSIEDLLIEIDRILRPEGFVIIRDTAENISYIKKYLTLLKWDKWFTETTPKGDTLSTAKDERVLIARKKLWSVAAISEL